A genomic window from Flavobacterium phycosphaerae includes:
- the mnmG gene encoding tRNA uridine-5-carboxymethylaminomethyl(34) synthesis enzyme MnmG: MFLEKYDTIVVGAGHAGCEAAAASANMGCKTLLITMSLQNIAQMSCNPAMGGIAKGQIVREIDALGGYSGIVSDKTAVQFKMLNKSKGPAMWSPRVQSDRMRFSEEWRLMLERTPNLDFYQEMVKGLLIKDNKIEGVVTSLGIEIKAKTVVLTNGTFLNGLIHIGDKQFGGGRAGESAAYGITEDLIKVGFEAGRMKTGTPPRVDGRSLDYSKMREEPGDLVPDKFSYSDETKPLTHQILCHMTYTSNEVHNILREGFDRSPMFNGRIKSIGPRYCPSIEDKINRFADKERHQLFVEPEGWNTVEVYVNGFSTSLPEDIQFKALRSVEGFEKVKFFRPGYAIEYDYFPPTQLKHTLETKLVEGLYFAGQINGTTGYEEAASQGLMAGINAALKVKEQEPMILRRDEAYIGVLIDDLITKGTEEPYRMFTSRAEYRTLLRQDNADFRLTAKSYEIGLASEKRLKRMEYKFNESEKMVNFFKETSVTHEEANPILVEKESAPMSQSDKMFKVFSRPQIELEDILKFEKVQNYIQENDLDKEIIEQAEIQVKYSGYIEKERNNAEKLIRLEDIKIPENFDYEKIKSMSIEAKQKLSKIRPVTISQASRISGVSPADISVLLIHMGR; this comes from the coding sequence ATGTTTTTAGAAAAATACGATACAATTGTAGTAGGGGCTGGGCACGCTGGTTGTGAAGCAGCAGCAGCATCAGCCAATATGGGTTGCAAAACATTGTTAATTACAATGAGCTTGCAAAACATTGCTCAAATGTCATGCAATCCTGCTATGGGCGGAATCGCCAAAGGACAAATTGTTCGTGAAATAGATGCGCTTGGAGGTTATTCCGGAATTGTTTCGGATAAAACTGCCGTACAATTCAAGATGCTCAACAAATCCAAAGGACCGGCCATGTGGTCCCCAAGAGTGCAAAGCGACCGTATGCGTTTCTCTGAAGAGTGGCGGTTAATGCTTGAACGCACACCTAATCTTGATTTCTACCAGGAAATGGTAAAAGGGCTTTTGATTAAAGATAATAAAATTGAAGGTGTTGTTACTTCTCTTGGAATTGAAATTAAAGCCAAAACGGTTGTGCTGACTAATGGTACTTTTCTTAACGGATTAATCCACATAGGAGACAAACAATTCGGTGGAGGCAGAGCCGGTGAAAGTGCCGCCTACGGAATAACGGAAGATTTGATTAAAGTGGGTTTCGAAGCCGGGAGAATGAAAACCGGAACACCACCCAGAGTGGATGGGCGCTCTTTGGATTATTCTAAAATGCGTGAAGAACCAGGTGATTTAGTTCCGGATAAGTTTTCTTATTCCGACGAAACTAAACCATTAACACATCAAATTCTTTGTCACATGACTTATACTTCCAACGAAGTGCACAACATACTTCGCGAAGGCTTTGACAGATCTCCAATGTTCAATGGTAGAATTAAAAGTATTGGCCCAAGATATTGTCCGTCTATAGAAGATAAAATTAATCGTTTTGCTGATAAAGAAAGACACCAACTTTTTGTTGAACCGGAAGGATGGAACACGGTTGAAGTATATGTAAATGGTTTTTCCACCTCGCTGCCCGAAGATATTCAGTTTAAAGCTTTGCGTTCTGTGGAAGGATTTGAAAAAGTTAAGTTTTTCCGCCCGGGTTATGCAATCGAATATGATTATTTCCCGCCAACACAGTTAAAGCATACCTTAGAAACTAAACTAGTTGAAGGTTTATATTTCGCCGGACAAATAAACGGTACTACCGGATACGAGGAAGCCGCCTCTCAGGGATTAATGGCAGGAATCAATGCTGCTCTTAAAGTGAAAGAGCAAGAGCCAATGATTTTGCGTCGTGATGAAGCTTATATTGGGGTTTTAATTGACGATTTAATCACAAAAGGAACCGAGGAACCTTATCGAATGTTTACTTCCCGCGCAGAATATAGAACCCTATTGCGTCAGGACAATGCCGATTTCCGTTTAACAGCAAAGTCTTATGAAATAGGATTAGCTTCTGAAAAACGCTTAAAAAGAATGGAGTATAAATTCAATGAAAGCGAAAAAATGGTCAACTTTTTTAAGGAAACAAGCGTTACGCACGAAGAAGCCAATCCAATTTTAGTCGAAAAAGAAAGTGCACCTATGTCTCAATCGGATAAAATGTTCAAAGTGTTTTCCCGACCTCAAATTGAATTAGAAGATATTTTGAAGTTTGAAAAGGTTCAAAATTATATCCAAGAAAATGATTTAGACAAAGAAATAATCGAACAAGCCGAAATCCAAGTTAAGTATTCCGGATACATTGAGAAAGAAAGAAACAATGCCGAAAAACTAATTCGTTTAGAAGATATTAAAATCCCGGAGAATTTCGATTACGAAAAAATCAAATCCATGTCGATAGAAGCCAAACAGAAATTAAGCAAAATCCGTCCGGTAACCATATCGCAAGCCTCCAGAATAAGTGGTGTTTCCCCGGCCGACATTTCGGTATTATTAATCCACATGGGAAGATAA
- a CDS encoding DUF4175 family protein, with protein sequence MEKSNLIYQKLEDFIKKFYTNELLRGTIFFVGLGLLYFIFTLFVEYFLWLKPTARTILFSLFIIVELFLLLRFILFPLFKLFKLQKGIDYKEASTIIGNHFNEVGDKLTNFLQLTQDQNKSELLLASIDQKAGTLQPVPFGNAINLTKNKKYLPLAVIPILFFLFFLISGKGEILSQSLNRVVHFKQQFLPPAPFEFVVLNNNLQTEQNKDFLLKVKTVGNVVPENALIFIGDESYFMETNKAGEFEFVIPKPSEDLEFHIEANDVSSHDYELKVVTVPSIANFEMVLNFPGYLNKKSEVIKGTGNAIIPEGTRVTWRMNTLATQKVDWVNESNHFTFTKNENQFLLSKSILQNIDYQILTSNAKVQNYEKLNYQISVIKDQFPTITVNNAPDSLKVNKNFVLGQVSDDYGLSKLQIIYYPKDRPTAAKKAPINVKRDVYDQFVFSFPSNLPVEEGVSYEYYFEIFDNDAIHNYKSTKSSVFSNRIATETEKQDEMLQQQNDNINSLAKSLKAQDKQLSEMDKLQKMGKEKDNLEYKEQQKIDDFIQRQKQQDEIMKEFSEKMKDNLEQFKTEKKDEKKELLQDRLEKTKEELEKNQKLLEELKKLNDKISKEELFEKMEKFQQASKNQTKSLEQLVELTKRYYVEKKAEQIADKLEKLAKKQDKLAEKNEENSADKQDEINKEFDKLQEELKDLEKENKELKAPMDIPKTDEKEKSIDEDLKDAKEQLQKQQKAKAKPKQKSASKKMKQMSMQMMEGMDAGEMEQMEEDVAMLRQILDNLLAYSFSQEDVLKQFKNLKRGAPSFNKNLKIQQDLKQQFKHVDDSLFAMSLRNPKIAEDITKEIGNVQYNVDKAIETLVEANIPKGNSHQQYAVSSANKLADMLSDILNSMQMQMQMPGEGKGKPKPGQGEGMQLPDIIKKQDGLGEMMQKGMKKGQKPGEKPGDGKEGNQGEKPGGQQGNKGGKGQNGGNSGQGKGNEKGGEEGQDGEGDAKAIMEIYKEQQQLREALEKELKKQGMGGNGQNTLDQMKQIEKQLLNKGFNNETLQKILNVKYELLKLEKALQQQGEDKKRQSETNKKEFSNQANALPTRLQEYLNSIEILNRQSLPLRSNFNQKVQEYFKTND encoded by the coding sequence GTGGAAAAATCAAACCTTATTTATCAAAAGCTGGAAGACTTCATCAAGAAGTTTTATACCAATGAATTACTAAGAGGCACTATTTTTTTCGTCGGATTGGGATTGCTGTATTTTATCTTCACGCTTTTTGTGGAATATTTTCTTTGGTTAAAACCAACCGCCAGAACCATTCTCTTTTCGTTGTTTATTATTGTTGAGCTTTTTCTGTTGTTGCGGTTTATTTTGTTTCCTCTTTTCAAACTTTTTAAACTCCAAAAAGGGATTGATTACAAAGAAGCTTCTACCATTATCGGCAATCATTTCAATGAAGTAGGCGACAAGCTAACTAACTTTTTACAATTAACACAAGATCAAAACAAGTCAGAATTATTGTTGGCATCGATAGATCAAAAGGCCGGGACATTGCAACCGGTACCTTTTGGTAATGCAATCAATCTGACTAAAAATAAAAAATATCTGCCTCTTGCTGTAATTCCAATTTTGTTCTTTTTGTTTTTCCTGATTTCGGGAAAAGGAGAAATTTTATCACAAAGTTTGAATCGAGTAGTGCATTTTAAACAGCAGTTTTTGCCACCGGCACCATTTGAATTTGTGGTGCTGAATAACAACTTACAAACAGAACAGAATAAAGATTTTCTGCTGAAAGTTAAAACGGTTGGGAATGTGGTTCCTGAGAATGCCTTAATTTTTATTGGTGATGAAAGTTATTTTATGGAAACCAACAAGGCGGGTGAATTTGAATTTGTCATTCCGAAGCCATCTGAAGATTTAGAATTTCATATCGAAGCCAACGATGTTTCTTCTCACGATTATGAGTTAAAAGTGGTGACAGTTCCTTCTATCGCTAATTTTGAAATGGTATTAAATTTTCCGGGTTATTTGAATAAAAAATCAGAAGTAATAAAAGGCACAGGCAATGCTATCATTCCTGAAGGAACTAGAGTTACTTGGCGTATGAACACTTTGGCTACCCAAAAAGTTGACTGGGTGAATGAGAGCAATCATTTTACTTTTACCAAAAATGAGAACCAGTTTTTATTGTCCAAAAGCATACTTCAAAATATAGATTATCAAATCTTGACCTCTAATGCAAAAGTTCAGAATTACGAGAAACTGAATTATCAGATTTCAGTAATTAAAGATCAGTTTCCAACTATTACAGTCAATAATGCTCCGGATAGTTTAAAAGTAAACAAGAATTTTGTGCTGGGCCAGGTTTCAGACGATTACGGATTATCTAAGCTTCAAATTATCTATTATCCAAAAGACAGGCCAACGGCCGCTAAAAAAGCTCCGATTAACGTTAAGAGAGACGTCTACGACCAGTTTGTGTTTTCTTTCCCAAGCAACCTTCCGGTTGAAGAAGGAGTTTCTTATGAATACTATTTTGAGATTTTTGACAATGATGCTATTCACAATTATAAAAGTACCAAGTCTTCCGTTTTTAGTAACCGAATTGCAACCGAAACCGAGAAACAGGATGAAATGCTACAACAGCAAAATGACAACATTAATTCTTTGGCCAAATCGTTAAAAGCACAAGACAAGCAACTTTCCGAAATGGATAAATTGCAAAAAATGGGCAAAGAGAAAGATAATTTAGAATATAAAGAGCAACAAAAAATTGATGATTTTATTCAGCGTCAAAAGCAACAGGATGAGATAATGAAGGAGTTCTCGGAGAAGATGAAAGACAATTTAGAGCAATTCAAAACTGAGAAGAAAGACGAAAAAAAGGAACTGCTTCAGGATCGTTTAGAAAAGACTAAAGAAGAATTAGAAAAGAATCAAAAACTTCTTGAAGAACTTAAAAAACTGAATGACAAAATAAGCAAAGAAGAGTTGTTCGAAAAAATGGAGAAATTCCAGCAAGCCAGTAAAAATCAAACCAAGAGTTTGGAGCAATTGGTTGAGTTGACTAAACGTTATTATGTAGAGAAAAAGGCTGAACAAATTGCAGATAAACTGGAAAAGCTCGCTAAGAAACAAGACAAGCTTGCTGAAAAAAATGAAGAGAATAGTGCCGACAAGCAAGACGAAATTAATAAAGAATTCGACAAGCTACAGGAAGAATTAAAAGATCTCGAAAAGGAAAACAAGGAGTTAAAAGCGCCAATGGATATTCCAAAAACAGATGAGAAAGAGAAAAGTATTGACGAAGATTTAAAAGACGCCAAAGAACAATTGCAGAAGCAACAAAAGGCCAAAGCAAAGCCAAAACAAAAAAGTGCTTCCAAAAAAATGAAGCAAATGAGTATGCAGATGATGGAGGGAATGGATGCCGGTGAAATGGAGCAAATGGAAGAAGATGTTGCTATGTTGCGTCAAATTCTTGATAATCTTTTAGCTTATTCTTTTTCGCAGGAAGATGTATTGAAACAGTTCAAGAACTTAAAAAGAGGCGCACCTTCATTTAATAAGAATTTAAAGATTCAGCAAGATCTAAAACAACAATTCAAACATGTGGATGATAGTTTGTTTGCCATGTCATTGCGTAATCCGAAAATCGCTGAAGATATTACTAAAGAAATCGGAAACGTACAGTACAATGTCGACAAAGCAATTGAAACATTAGTAGAGGCTAATATTCCTAAAGGGAATTCACACCAACAATATGCTGTTTCTTCAGCAAATAAATTAGCCGACATGTTAAGTGATATTTTGAATAGTATGCAAATGCAGATGCAAATGCCGGGAGAAGGAAAAGGTAAACCAAAGCCTGGGCAAGGAGAAGGAATGCAGCTCCCTGATATCATTAAAAAACAAGATGGTCTTGGGGAAATGATGCAAAAGGGAATGAAGAAAGGGCAAAAACCCGGTGAAAAACCCGGTGATGGCAAAGAAGGCAATCAAGGCGAAAAACCTGGTGGCCAACAAGGAAATAAAGGAGGAAAGGGACAAAATGGAGGCAACTCCGGCCAGGGCAAAGGAAATGAAAAAGGAGGAGAAGAAGGGCAAGACGGCGAAGGTGATGCTAAAGCCATTATGGAGATTTATAAAGAACAACAACAATTGCGTGAGGCTTTGGAGAAAGAATTGAAGAAGCAAGGGATGGGAGGTAATGGTCAAAACACCCTAGATCAAATGAAGCAAATTGAAAAACAGTTGTTGAACAAAGGGTTCAATAATGAAACGCTTCAAAAGATACTTAACGTTAAATATGAATTGTTGAAACTTGAAAAAGCATTGCAACAACAAGGCGAAGATAAGAAGCGACAATCCGAAACTAACAAGAAAGAATTTAGCAATCAAGCCAATGCATTACCTACCAGACTTCAAGAATATTTAAATAGTATTGAAATTTTAAATAGACAAAGCTTACCTTTGCGCTCCAATTTTAACCAAAAGGTTCAAGAATATTTTAAAACCAATGATTAG
- a CDS encoding class I SAM-dependent methyltransferase, translating into MSFQNNIFFQKVRDYSVSKEIFELHHNPEYDMLLTFPKPSLEKLPGYYESDDYISHTDGKRSLFERMYHLIKNVALKNKLKLINSKSPKGKLLDIGAGTGDFLVVAKNDGWQITGIEPSPKAKTIAINKGVTFADSLAMLEDNSFDVITMWHVLEHVPNLEEYISELKRLLKPSGTIVIAVPNFKSFDANFYGKYWAAFDVPRHLWHFSKNAIAKLFSEKEMKLMEVLPMKFDSFYVSLLSEKYKTGKMNFIRAFFVGLKSNLSGNKTKEYSSHIYILKNQ; encoded by the coding sequence ATGAGTTTTCAAAATAATATTTTTTTTCAAAAAGTTAGAGATTATTCTGTTTCCAAAGAAATTTTCGAATTGCATCACAATCCGGAATATGATATGTTGCTTACCTTTCCTAAACCCAGTTTAGAAAAATTACCCGGATATTATGAAAGCGATGACTATATTTCGCATACGGATGGAAAGCGCTCATTGTTTGAAAGAATGTATCATTTAATAAAAAATGTAGCACTCAAAAACAAACTGAAATTAATCAACTCAAAATCTCCTAAAGGGAAATTATTAGATATTGGTGCCGGAACAGGTGACTTTTTAGTAGTAGCCAAAAACGATGGTTGGCAAATTACCGGAATCGAACCAAGTCCAAAAGCAAAAACAATAGCGATTAATAAAGGAGTAACATTTGCAGATAGTCTGGCAATGCTGGAAGATAATTCTTTTGATGTAATTACCATGTGGCACGTATTAGAACATGTTCCCAATCTCGAAGAATACATTTCTGAATTAAAAAGATTATTGAAACCATCAGGAACCATTGTAATCGCGGTGCCAAATTTCAAATCGTTTGACGCCAACTTTTACGGAAAGTATTGGGCTGCTTTTGATGTGCCGAGACACCTTTGGCATTTCTCCAAAAACGCCATTGCAAAATTGTTTTCAGAAAAAGAAATGAAATTAATGGAAGTACTCCCAATGAAATTTGACAGTTTTTATGTGAGCTTACTTTCTGAAAAATACAAAACCGGTAAAATGAATTTCATACGAGCATTTTTTGTCGGCCTAAAGTCAAATCTCTCCGGAAACAAAACAAAAGAGTATTCCTCGCACATTTATATCCTGAAAAACCAGTAA
- the ybeY gene encoding rRNA maturation RNase YbeY has translation MISFNYELDFALDNEVAYAEWISKVISSEIKNEGEINYIFCDDDYLLEINQQYLDHDTLTDIISFDYSVGNELHGDIFISIERVRDNANDFNVSFDDELKRVMAHGVLHYCGYKDKSEKDERVMRDKEEEKILMFHVKQ, from the coding sequence ATGATTAGTTTTAATTACGAGTTAGATTTTGCTTTAGATAATGAGGTAGCTTATGCTGAATGGATTTCCAAAGTCATAAGCTCCGAAATAAAGAACGAAGGAGAGATTAATTATATCTTCTGTGACGATGATTATTTATTGGAAATAAACCAACAATACCTCGATCACGATACATTAACAGACATCATTAGCTTTGACTATTCTGTCGGAAACGAATTACATGGCGATATTTTTATTTCTATTGAAAGAGTTCGTGACAATGCTAATGATTTTAATGTTTCTTTTGATGATGAATTGAAAAGAGTCATGGCTCATGGTGTACTTCATTATTGCGGATACAAAGATAAGTCTGAGAAAGATGAGCGAGTAATGCGTGATAAAGAAGAAGAAAAAATACTAATGTTCCACGTGAAACAATAA
- a CDS encoding OmpH family outer membrane protein: protein MKKTVILFAMAISIMSCNKTTETKEFKTAYIDTSKLMEESTEAKDIEAKYKDKSKVMGSQLEAEVNRFKSEAASFKQNAATNGQAWAQQKGAELQQREQQLNYAQQAMLQQLQQESGVEMDSLVKTYKKIIKDFGKEKGYDYIYGTGDAQSILYAKDNYDITKEVIKLVNDKYKSSDKKEEKPADKK from the coding sequence ATGAAGAAAACAGTTATCCTTTTTGCAATGGCCATCTCAATTATGTCCTGCAACAAAACTACAGAAACAAAAGAATTCAAAACCGCCTATATCGATACCTCCAAATTGATGGAAGAATCAACAGAAGCCAAAGATATCGAAGCCAAATACAAAGACAAATCCAAAGTTATGGGAAGTCAGTTAGAAGCTGAAGTTAATCGTTTCAAATCAGAAGCGGCAAGTTTCAAACAAAATGCAGCTACTAACGGTCAGGCTTGGGCCCAACAAAAAGGAGCTGAATTACAACAAAGAGAACAGCAGTTAAATTATGCGCAACAAGCCATGTTACAGCAATTACAACAAGAAAGTGGCGTAGAAATGGACTCTTTGGTTAAAACCTATAAAAAAATCATCAAAGATTTTGGTAAAGAAAAAGGGTATGATTACATCTACGGAACAGGTGATGCACAATCCATCCTTTATGCCAAAGACAACTATGATATCACCAAAGAGGTTATAAAATTGGTAAACGACAAGTATAAATCGTCTGATAAAAAAGAAGAAAAACCGGCCGATAAAAAATAA
- a CDS encoding helix-turn-helix domain-containing protein, producing the protein MKMQSQEAQYVLQFINQTNKSIFLTGKAGTGKTTLLKEIIQSTHKNTVVVAPTGIAALNAGGVTIHSMFQLPFWGFIPENVAPDFSENTKFETKTTLRRHFKMSGLKKLVIQNMELLIIDEVSMLRADLMDAIDFMLQSVRKKNLPFGGVQVLFIGDLLQLPPVIREEEWQTLRKYYKGKFFFHAHSIQQNPPLYIELSKIFRQTDDRFIGILNNLRNNLITPNDIEILNQFVQPDFDLKANEGFIVLTTHNSKADTINTQSLLDLKGKTTVFKAEITGDFPEKIYPLEEQLELKKGAQIMFIKNDLSLEKQYFNGKMGIIKSLSDNEIIVHFPEENKTIEVEKYEWQHIRYSVNENTKEIEEEVLGTFVHYPIKLAWAITVHKSQGLTFDKAALDVSKVFLPGQAYVALSRLRSLKGLILLSPLQMNGIANDQDVVNYALNKATPTVLENTLQQETKEFIHNYLTETFQWNELAVEWQQHVLSYNEKANASEKAKHALWAKKQTETIDNLLVPARKFIAQLNQLFKEDTVELNHVSERIQAAYDYFWNPLDSIVYEVLWKIEEVKRIKKVKAFYEELVVLEEWQTKTILRLMKAKLLMKIVANGETLSKEKLTSDEIKQYKIKKITLIQSEFKKANHSLIEEEADVDRYANKKKSSKEVKKSTLEKTLELWLQSNSTEDIALIRKVTAATINGHFVKLIEAKKMHISEVLPQDKIEELKLVFEDFKGESLTELKETQGEKFTWEELKMFKASLAV; encoded by the coding sequence ATGAAAATGCAATCACAAGAAGCTCAGTATGTATTGCAATTTATTAATCAAACTAATAAATCCATTTTTCTAACCGGAAAAGCGGGTACCGGAAAAACTACACTTCTTAAAGAAATTATCCAATCTACACACAAAAATACGGTAGTAGTAGCACCCACAGGAATTGCCGCTTTAAACGCCGGAGGGGTCACCATCCATTCCATGTTTCAGTTGCCTTTTTGGGGTTTCATTCCCGAAAATGTAGCCCCTGACTTCTCTGAAAATACCAAGTTTGAAACCAAAACAACTCTCCGTAGACATTTTAAAATGAGCGGTTTGAAAAAATTGGTTATCCAAAACATGGAACTCCTCATCATTGATGAAGTAAGTATGTTGCGAGCTGATTTAATGGATGCCATCGATTTTATGTTGCAATCAGTTCGCAAAAAGAATCTCCCATTCGGAGGGGTGCAAGTGCTTTTTATTGGCGATTTATTACAACTTCCTCCGGTGATTCGCGAAGAAGAATGGCAAACTTTACGAAAATATTACAAAGGAAAGTTCTTTTTCCACGCCCATAGCATACAACAAAACCCACCATTATATATCGAATTATCAAAGATTTTTCGTCAAACTGATGACCGGTTTATTGGGATTTTAAATAACCTGAGAAACAATCTGATTACACCAAATGATATTGAAATTTTAAATCAATTTGTACAACCCGATTTTGATTTAAAAGCAAATGAAGGCTTTATAGTGCTTACCACACACAATAGCAAGGCGGATACTATCAATACACAATCACTACTCGATTTAAAGGGTAAAACCACCGTTTTCAAAGCTGAAATCACGGGCGACTTTCCCGAAAAAATATACCCGCTTGAGGAACAACTAGAACTTAAAAAAGGAGCTCAAATCATGTTCATCAAAAACGATTTATCTTTAGAAAAGCAGTATTTCAATGGTAAAATGGGCATCATCAAGTCGCTTTCTGATAATGAAATCATCGTTCATTTTCCGGAAGAAAACAAAACCATCGAAGTCGAAAAATACGAATGGCAGCACATCAGGTATTCGGTTAATGAAAACACCAAAGAAATTGAGGAGGAAGTTTTAGGCACCTTTGTACACTATCCCATAAAATTGGCTTGGGCCATCACGGTTCACAAGAGTCAAGGTTTGACGTTTGACAAAGCAGCGCTCGATGTATCAAAGGTTTTCCTTCCCGGGCAGGCTTATGTAGCACTTTCGCGTTTACGGTCATTAAAGGGCTTAATTTTGCTTTCACCACTACAAATGAATGGCATTGCTAACGATCAAGATGTGGTAAATTACGCGCTGAATAAAGCAACACCGACAGTTTTAGAAAACACCCTGCAGCAAGAAACTAAAGAATTCATTCATAACTACCTGACGGAAACATTCCAATGGAACGAACTGGCGGTAGAATGGCAGCAACATGTATTGAGTTATAATGAAAAAGCCAATGCTTCAGAAAAAGCAAAACACGCACTGTGGGCAAAAAAACAAACCGAAACTATTGACAATCTCCTGGTGCCCGCCCGAAAATTTATAGCTCAATTAAATCAATTATTTAAAGAAGATACGGTAGAACTAAACCACGTTTCAGAACGAATTCAAGCCGCCTATGATTACTTTTGGAACCCTTTGGATTCAATCGTTTACGAAGTTTTATGGAAGATAGAAGAGGTAAAAAGAATCAAAAAAGTAAAAGCCTTTTATGAGGAATTAGTGGTTTTAGAAGAATGGCAAACCAAAACCATTTTGCGATTGATGAAAGCCAAACTATTGATGAAAATAGTAGCCAATGGCGAAACCCTTTCAAAAGAAAAACTAACCTCTGATGAAATCAAACAGTACAAAATCAAAAAAATAACACTCATCCAAAGTGAGTTTAAAAAGGCAAATCATTCTTTAATCGAAGAGGAAGCCGATGTAGATCGTTATGCTAACAAGAAAAAATCGTCTAAAGAAGTCAAGAAATCTACCCTCGAGAAAACCCTCGAATTATGGCTGCAATCAAACTCTACAGAAGATATTGCCCTGATACGCAAAGTTACCGCGGCCACCATAAACGGGCATTTTGTAAAATTAATTGAAGCCAAAAAAATGCACATTTCAGAAGTGCTGCCCCAAGATAAAATTGAGGAATTAAAACTTGTTTTTGAAGACTTTAAAGGCGAATCCTTGACCGAATTGAAAGAAACCCAAGGCGA